AAATTTAGTTATAAAGTTAAATTTCAGTAGCTTTTAAATTTAAGCTTAAAATTTTAGATCATTCTTAATCTTGCAGTGAAGAAAAATAGTAAAGTTTacactttctttttctaagtATAAAGTAGCAATAGGCAGGGTGCACATAAACAGATACACCGTATATCTGTGTTACTAAGTTTTCTTGAGGGCTTCAATTAGGAAAACATCTAAAAAGAGTCTGGCAGCAGGaggcaataacaacaacaacaaaatatggTCAAGAAACACTGCCCTACATCCACATCAACATCTACTTCATATAGAAAGtgcataaagaaaagaaaaacagaagtagaAAGTAAGGGAAACATGCAGAAAACAGAAACTAGTTCCCTATTTAAGACACATGCACAAAGGAAGGTCTTCAGAGAACCCAGAGACCAAGGCTCACAGGGTCACCCACCAGCAGCATCTGCAAGATTCCCAATGGCTCTACCCTTTTCCTTACTGATGGCCCTGGTGGTGCTCAGCTGCCACTCCATCTGCTCTCTGGGATGTGACCTGCCTCACACCCATAGCCTGGGCAACACAAGGGTCTTGATGCTCCTGGGACAAATGAGGAGaatctcccccttctcctgcctgAAGGACAGAAATGACTTTGGATTCCCCCAGGAGGTGTTTGACGGCAACCAGTTCCGGAAGCCTCAAGCCATCTCTGCGGTCCATGAGATGATCCAGCAGATCTTCCACCTCTTCAGCACAGAGGGCTCGTCTGCTGCCTGGGATGAGAGCCTCCTAGACAAACTCTACACTGGACTTTATCAGCAGCTGACTGAGCTGGAAGCCTGTCTGagccaggaggtgggggtggaagaGACGCCCCTGATGGACGAGGACTCCCTGCTGGCTGTGAGGAGATACTTCCAAAGAATTGCTCTCTATCTGCAAGAGAAGAAATACAGCCCTTGTGCCTGGGAGATCGTCAGAGCAGAAATCATGAGATGCTTCTCTTCAACCACAAACTTGCAGCAAAGTTAAGGAGGAAGAAATGACACCTGGTTCAACATGGAAATGCTTCTCACTGACTGATAATGTCACACTTCCACTTGCTCTGCCATGTCAAAGACTCAAGGATTTCTGCTGTAATCATGACCTGAATTGAacccatttttcaaatgttttcagtAGTATTAATGAATGTTGGGTCTAACCCTGCGGACACTAGTCTGATACAGACAACCATGttgatctatttatttatttatttacatatttatttaattatttatgagatttaaattatttttgttgctataACATTATGTGCACCTTTACATTGTAGTTTAATATAACAAAATGTATTCTTCATATTTAgtcaatttattattttgtgttcaTTAAATCTTTACTGTAGAAAATAtcttctatttgtttattctttaaaagagAAACACCACACCTGAGTGTGCAAGCTGATTAAAGAATGGATGGCACTATTCATTTACCCATCATTGTTATATTCAAGTTAGAAGTAAAAATAGACTTCCTCTAAGCCTGGTTGTATGTTGACCTCAGGGTATGAGGTGAACACAACAAATACAGTTCCTGCTTTCTtgaatgtttgttttttctgGGGAAAGTAACCTAAAAACACTAACCAATTGATTGGTAAttgaatattaattatttttaaattaacactaaTTAATATTAGAAATTATTATCAGTTAGGTTTAATGCTAAAtgggaagggaaaaaatggaattctCTCAGCACAAGCTGGATTGAGTCATGTCAAGTTGTAAGAACAAAAGTAGTAGATATTCTCTGTATTTGCCTGGTGGACATCTAAGTGCAAATGTCCGCTGGATATTCGAGTTTGCAATTTACAAGCAATTCCATGAACTGTAGGTGGAATTGAAGTAGGAATGGAAGTGGTCACATGGGAAGAGACGACAGAATGAGAAAAGGACTTAAAATTGATTCCTAGGACCTTCAACCTTAAAAGGGAAGGACAAGCCATAAAGGAAACAGGTGGACTGGCCATATATTAACAGGACGAGAGAGAATGGTGAGATGACCAT
The DNA window shown above is from Equus asinus isolate D_3611 breed Donkey chromosome 23, EquAss-T2T_v2, whole genome shotgun sequence and carries:
- the LOC106824703 gene encoding interferon alpha-2-like yields the protein MALPFSLLMALVVLSCHSICSLGCDLPHTHSLGNTRVLMLLGQMRRISPFSCLKDRNDFGFPQEVFDGNQFRKPQAISAVHEMIQQIFHLFSTEGSSAAWDESLLDKLYTGLYQQLTELEACLSQEVGVEETPLMDEDSLLAVRRYFQRIALYLQEKKYSPCAWEIVRAEIMRCFSSTTNLQQS